One stretch of Deinococcus hopiensis KR-140 DNA includes these proteins:
- a CDS encoding glycoside hydrolase family 38 C-terminal domain-containing protein: MTHQTLTQRLHALFRHAEILHAWRLRRELPLDGWTIQRTGESAQSIALGAAWTPTEDDLPVKFSLETRVPADLGEAELELDFGGEGEAWVWHEGREVAHLGLNAYHQAVRLGTLTAGEALHVRVEAVARGFFGEPQQPRLARAVLTEREPGVDRFTLELHALLEAARELETHEVVPQLLSIAEEAVALLAWPSDTQEVLGRGHPGIGRGATGVWRLPNFPKPRPLSFQARASAEQALDYLHCELERLRRRYPPVGRLALSGHAHIDLAWLWPVAETRRKIRRTFGTQLALLERYPEMTFNQSSAQIYAWLQTDAPDLFDQVAARVREGRIEAVGGTWVEPDGQMPSGEAWARHFLYGQRYFEQHFGRRSTVLWLPDTFGYAPALPQIMRLAGITGFFTTKMSWNETNTFPHDLFAWEGLDGTRITTHMFHNWGSGAVAAGGYNGEIRPRDLLSTWRNFRGKQLRVWGDGEPTSLFSHGYGDGGGGPSRENLERFQFLRDFPALPRLSMTRVDDFFRGLPTQGLPVWVGELYLELHRATLTTQSRVKKLNREAEHRLVEAELVTCLTSLVGRPSLRQRLEQAWKTLLLNQFHDILPGSSIAEVYAAALPELEGVVREAETICQEAATPQAGMFSILNPSLEPRCAPVLIPGAVAGQKVEGGGLIPVELPPLGVHQVEANDHGLGHHTAGLSPVTAMQMGEAFVLRAQDGSLEAQIGPDGTLHRLICSELPCGSEGVLDGRGNVLMAYVDLPREWEAWDTATAVGDPGEEVGGVQRIEILETGPWRAAVRVTRVWRSSRIVQTYRLEVGSGRLDVETQMDWHERRTMLRALFPLRVHTRQATFETAFGSVVRPTHRNTSWDAARFEVCGHRWADLSQADWGVALLNDGKYGHSTLESTLGLSLVRGPMWPDALADEGEQRFTYALYPHTGNARTGRVAQAALALNSPLMLLPGRLAPPTLRVQGEGVMLSALKHAEDGVGLVLRLYEPYGAHAEFTLACAQLQDAWRVNLLEDPIGEVPLETSGQGSQLRLTLRPFEIASLRLRFGSPTTGQTGPG; this comes from the coding sequence ATGACCCATCAGACCCTGACCCAACGCCTGCACGCTCTGTTTCGACACGCTGAGATCCTCCATGCGTGGCGACTTCGCCGCGAGCTTCCACTTGACGGCTGGACCATCCAGCGCACGGGTGAGTCGGCCCAGTCCATCGCCCTGGGGGCCGCCTGGACGCCAACCGAGGATGACCTGCCCGTCAAGTTCTCCCTAGAGACCAGGGTACCCGCAGATCTGGGGGAGGCTGAACTGGAACTCGATTTTGGTGGTGAGGGCGAGGCCTGGGTGTGGCACGAGGGGCGAGAGGTCGCGCACCTGGGCCTCAACGCCTACCATCAGGCCGTGCGGCTCGGCACGCTTACAGCGGGGGAAGCCTTGCACGTGCGGGTCGAGGCTGTGGCGCGCGGCTTCTTCGGCGAGCCGCAACAGCCCAGGTTGGCACGGGCCGTCCTCACCGAGCGTGAGCCTGGAGTCGACCGTTTCACTCTAGAACTGCACGCCTTGCTGGAGGCCGCCCGAGAGTTGGAGACCCACGAAGTCGTGCCGCAACTGCTTTCCATCGCCGAGGAAGCCGTGGCCCTGCTCGCCTGGCCCAGCGACACGCAAGAGGTCCTGGGGCGTGGGCACCCAGGCATTGGGCGGGGGGCCACGGGGGTCTGGCGGCTCCCCAACTTTCCTAAGCCCCGGCCGCTCTCGTTCCAGGCACGGGCAAGCGCAGAACAGGCGCTCGATTACCTGCATTGCGAGTTGGAGCGCCTGCGGCGGCGCTACCCGCCTGTTGGACGGCTGGCGCTGAGCGGGCACGCGCACATCGACCTGGCCTGGCTGTGGCCGGTTGCTGAGACCCGGCGCAAGATACGGCGCACCTTCGGGACACAACTGGCGCTGCTGGAGCGCTACCCGGAAATGACCTTCAACCAGTCCTCAGCTCAGATCTACGCCTGGCTGCAAACCGACGCGCCAGACCTGTTTGACCAGGTGGCTGCGCGTGTGCGGGAAGGCCGAATTGAGGCAGTGGGCGGTACTTGGGTCGAGCCCGACGGGCAGATGCCCTCAGGCGAGGCATGGGCGCGCCATTTCCTGTATGGCCAACGCTACTTCGAGCAGCACTTTGGGCGGCGCTCCACGGTACTGTGGCTGCCGGACACGTTCGGCTACGCCCCTGCCCTGCCGCAGATCATGCGCTTGGCTGGCATCACGGGTTTTTTCACGACCAAAATGAGTTGGAACGAGACCAACACCTTTCCCCACGACCTGTTTGCGTGGGAAGGCCTGGACGGCACGCGCATCACGACGCACATGTTCCACAATTGGGGCAGCGGGGCGGTGGCGGCGGGAGGTTACAACGGCGAGATTCGCCCACGCGACTTGCTGAGCACCTGGCGCAACTTCCGCGGCAAGCAACTGCGTGTTTGGGGAGACGGAGAACCCACCAGCCTGTTCTCGCACGGTTACGGCGATGGCGGTGGTGGCCCCAGCCGCGAAAACTTGGAGCGGTTCCAGTTCCTACGTGACTTCCCAGCCCTGCCGCGCCTCAGCATGACGCGGGTGGATGACTTCTTCCGGGGTCTACCGACTCAGGGCTTGCCCGTATGGGTGGGCGAATTGTACCTGGAGTTGCACCGCGCGACCCTGACCACGCAGTCGCGCGTCAAGAAACTGAACCGCGAGGCCGAACACCGGCTGGTCGAGGCTGAACTCGTCACCTGCCTGACTTCCCTTGTGGGCCGCCCCTCCTTGCGCCAGCGCCTTGAACAGGCGTGGAAGACGCTGTTGCTCAACCAATTCCACGACATTTTGCCGGGGTCGAGCATCGCCGAGGTGTACGCGGCGGCACTCCCGGAGCTAGAGGGTGTTGTGCGCGAGGCAGAGACGATCTGTCAGGAAGCCGCGACGCCGCAAGCGGGGATGTTCAGCATCCTCAACCCATCGCTGGAACCGCGCTGCGCGCCAGTGCTGATCCCGGGGGCAGTCGCTGGGCAGAAGGTGGAGGGCGGTGGGCTCATCCCGGTTGAACTGCCCCCACTCGGTGTGCACCAGGTAGAGGCAAACGACCACGGCCTGGGACACCACACGGCAGGCCTGTCTCCCGTGACAGCCATGCAGATGGGCGAGGCGTTCGTCCTGCGCGCCCAGGATGGCAGTCTGGAAGCACAGATCGGGCCGGACGGTACCCTACACCGTTTGATTTGCTCCGAGTTACCGTGTGGATCAGAGGGGGTACTGGACGGGCGTGGCAACGTGCTCATGGCCTACGTGGACCTTCCGCGTGAGTGGGAGGCCTGGGACACCGCCACTGCGGTGGGCGACCCCGGAGAAGAGGTCGGGGGCGTACAGCGCATCGAGATCCTTGAAACAGGTCCCTGGCGCGCGGCGGTGCGCGTGACGCGCGTCTGGAGATCGAGCCGTATCGTGCAGACCTACCGGCTGGAGGTCGGGTCCGGACGTCTCGACGTCGAGACCCAGATGGATTGGCACGAGCGGAGAACCATGCTGCGCGCGCTCTTTCCTTTGCGGGTCCATACCCGGCAAGCGACGTTTGAAACAGCCTTTGGGAGCGTCGTGCGGCCTACCCACCGCAACACAAGCTGGGACGCAGCGCGCTTTGAAGTCTGCGGTCACCGCTGGGCGGATCTGTCGCAGGCAGACTGGGGCGTCGCCCTGTTAAACGATGGCAAATACGGCCACTCCACCCTGGAGAGCACTCTAGGACTCAGTTTGGTACGCGGCCCCATGTGGCCGGATGCGTTGGCCGATGAGGGCGAGCAGCGCTTCACCTATGCCCTGTATCCACATACCGGGAACGCCCGCACGGGCCGCGTGGCGCAAGCAGCTCTGGCGCTCAACAGTCCGCTGATGCTTCTCCCCGGGCGACTTGCGCCACCCACCCTACGCGTCCAGGGCGAGGGCGTCATGCTCTCAGCGCTAAAACACGCTGAGGACGGGGTTGGTCTGGTCCTGCGCCTGTACGAACCCTATGGAGCACACGCCGAGTTCACGCTGGCCTGCGCTCAGCTGCAAGACGCCTGGCGAGTGAACCTGCTTGAAGACCCGATCGGGGAGGTGCCGCTGGAGACTTCAGGCCAAGGGTCACAGCTGCGCCTGACGCTGCGACCATTTGAAATCGCCTCGCTGCGCCTCCGCTTTGGATCTCCAACAACAGGGCAGACGGGGCCCGGATAA